The stretch of DNA GAACCGAAAAACGGGCAAAGCCTATCACAACGCTATTGTTTGGCAGGATACCCGCACCGGCGAGTTAGTGAGCCAGTTTGCAGCCGCCGATGCATTGGGACAGGACCGTTTCCGCGAGAAAACCGGCCTGCCGCTGGCAACGTATTTCAGCGGACTGAAACTCAAATGGCTGTTAGACAACGTACCGGGCCTGCGCGACGATGCCGAACGGGGCGACGCGCTCTTTGGTAATATGGACACCTTCGTGGTCTGGAACCTGACAGGCGGGCCTCAGGGCGGGCTGCACCTGACCGACGTGACCAACGCCAGCCGGACGCAACTCATGAACCTGCACACGCTCGGCTGGGACGATTCGCTGCTCGACGCCTTCACCATTCCGCGTGCTATGCTGCCGCAGATTCGGCCCAGCAGTCAGGTTTATGGTACGGTTACGTCGGAGGTGCTGCCGGGGGTTCCGGTGGCGGGTATTCTGGGCGATCAGCAGGCCGCGCTCGTCGGCCAAACCTGCTACGAACCGGGCATGGCAAAGAACACCTATGGCACGGGCTGTTTTCTGCTCATGAACACAGGTACCAAACTGCGCCCGTCAACCTGCGGACTGCTCACTACGGTAGCGTACCAGTTTGATAACCAACCCGTTCATTACGCCCTTGAAGGCTCCGTTGCCATTGCGGGTGCGTTAGTACAATGGCTGCGCGACAACCTCGGCATCATTGAGAAAAGCACGGACATCGACGCGCTGGCCCGGTCGGTAGACGACAACGGCGGGGCTTATTTTGTACCGGCGTTTTCGGGTCTGTACGCGCCCCACTGGAAAGCCGATGCGCGGGGCGTGATTGCGGGTCTGACGCGCTTCGTAACCAAAGGCCATCTGGCGCGGGCCGTACTGGAAGCAACAGCCTACCAAACCGTCGACGTGGTGCGGGCAATGGAGCAGGACGCGGGCGTATCGTTGCGGTCGCTGCGGGTCGATGGCGGCATGGTTGTGAATGATCTGCTGATGCAGTTTCAGTCCGACATGCTGAATTGCCCGGTTATTCGCCCCCTCATTACCGAAACTACGGCCCTCGGCGCGGCCTACGCGGCTGGGCTGGCCGTTGGATTCTGGAACGGCTTCGACGACCTCCGCCAGAACTGGGGCATCGCCAAAACGTATGAACCACACATGGAAGAAATCCAGCGCAGCAAATTGATGCGCGGCTGGCAAAAAGCCATCGAACGGTCATTTGGCTGGGAAGACCAATAGCTATTTCAATGTCGTTGGTTAGCCTGAAGCTGCCGCAACGACGCCAGATGCGCCAGTATGACCAGCGGCACCAGCACTGCCGGGAGCAGCACAAACGGAAAATACTGGAGCGCAATGTTCGGCTGCTCAAACGCAAACTGCTGCAAGGGCGTTGGGGCCGATAATAGACCGTTCACGGCAATAAAAATGACCAAACCGAGACAAATGACGTTCCAGCCAATCAGCGCAGTTCGGCTCATGGACTTGCGAACGAAGGCGAAATAATAGACGATGGGGGCCGTTAGCCCAGACAGTATGTCGAAGTTGCGGCCCTCGAACGTCATCAACTGCGGCACGGCCCGGTGTAGAAACAACCAGAACAGCACCAGTTCTACCAAAATGCGGATGCTATGAAAGATTGTGAGCGTTGGGCGGTCTAATCGGTCAAGGAATCGGTGGCCCGCTTTGGTGGCAAACAGCGTTATCACGGTTAGCAACGGCGGTAGTATGACCAGCCCGAAACGGGGCGAACCAGCGGGTGCTGCGGTGTAAAATCCCGACAGACTCAAGATAGCCTGTGCGACAATCCAGACTACAATAACCGCCAAAAAACGATTTGACCGGCCTGTGGCCCGATAAAACAGCATTACGGCAAGCAGCACCGTCACGCCGAACGTTATTGATACGTAATTGGGTAGAGATTCCATTGTGTGCGTGTAGTTAACGAGACAAAGGAACCGCTCCGCCAGAATTTTACGCTTGCCAAATGACAGGAAATACAGGCTCGATTACGACTTTTTTGTTAGTTCACGCCGGATGCGGCTCAGCGACGTGTCGGTAACGCCGAGATACGACGCAATATGTTTGACCGGAACGTGTTGAATCAACTCCGGGCTACCTGTCATGAGTGCCACATACCGTTCTTCGGCAGTTTGGGTAATCATCGACAGCGTTCGCTGTTTAAAGGCCGCAAACTCTTTCACCAGCATTGCCCGGCCAAATTCCCGAAAATCGGGTATGGTATGAAAAAGCCTGTTCACCTGTTCAAAAGAGATGCTGTACCCCTCGCAGTCGGTCAATGTCTGAAGCGTTTCGAGAGACGGCGTTCGGGTGAAAAACGAGGCTACCTCAATGACCATGCTGTTTGGCCCATATAGCCCTGTTGTTACTTCATCGCCTTCGCGGTTGTGCGTAAAAGCCCGTATCACGCCTTTGGTCAAAAATAGATACTCATTATTTGTGCCGCCTGTTTGGAGCAAACACATATGCTTCCTGTAGTGGCAGGCTGTAAATTCTGTTAAGACACGAGTTAACGTTTCGCCACCGATAGGTCTGATAGCTTCTATGTAATGAGCCAGTGGTTCTTTCTCCATTTGTGTCGTGTCTGTCTTTAGTTGCCGAGCGGGCTTCTGCCGTAATTCATAAATAGTCGTAAAATAACGCTATTTTGGGCGCATCTTTTTCTGTGAACTGTATTTATCTTCATGTCAAACTTTGTAAACCAGATTGCGTTTGTCACTGGCGCAGGTTCGGGTATTGGCCGGGCTACGGCACTGGCGTTTTCAAGAGCAGGCGCACGAGTCGTGGTAGCCGACATTAACGAAACC from Spirosoma montaniterrae encodes:
- the glpK gene encoding glycerol kinase GlpK; amino-acid sequence: MPQYVAAIDQGTTSTRCIVFNRQGQIVSLAQKEHKQIYPQPGWVEHNPEEIWKNTLEVIALARIKGKLSVQDIAAVGITNQRETTVVWNRKTGKAYHNAIVWQDTRTGELVSQFAAADALGQDRFREKTGLPLATYFSGLKLKWLLDNVPGLRDDAERGDALFGNMDTFVVWNLTGGPQGGLHLTDVTNASRTQLMNLHTLGWDDSLLDAFTIPRAMLPQIRPSSQVYGTVTSEVLPGVPVAGILGDQQAALVGQTCYEPGMAKNTYGTGCFLLMNTGTKLRPSTCGLLTTVAYQFDNQPVHYALEGSVAIAGALVQWLRDNLGIIEKSTDIDALARSVDDNGGAYFVPAFSGLYAPHWKADARGVIAGLTRFVTKGHLARAVLEATAYQTVDVVRAMEQDAGVSLRSLRVDGGMVVNDLLMQFQSDMLNCPVIRPLITETTALGAAYAAGLAVGFWNGFDDLRQNWGIAKTYEPHMEEIQRSKLMRGWQKAIERSFGWEDQ
- a CDS encoding Crp/Fnr family transcriptional regulator, whose amino-acid sequence is MEKEPLAHYIEAIRPIGGETLTRVLTEFTACHYRKHMCLLQTGGTNNEYLFLTKGVIRAFTHNREGDEVTTGLYGPNSMVIEVASFFTRTPSLETLQTLTDCEGYSISFEQVNRLFHTIPDFREFGRAMLVKEFAAFKQRTLSMITQTAEERYVALMTGSPELIQHVPVKHIASYLGVTDTSLSRIRRELTKKS